In Streptomyces sp. NBC_01381, the sequence GATCCCGGTGTCCATCTTGGTGATGTTGGAGTTCGGGATGCTCATCCCGTACGCCCTCTGCATGCCCGGCAGACCGTCCTCGCGCGAGGCGAACTCGCTCTCCACGCACAGCGTGACCGCCTTCGGGTCCCGCTCGGCGAGGGCGGCCACGTCGGACAGGGTCTTCGTCTTGTACTTGGCCCTGTTCTTCTGGTTCATGGCCAGGGCATAGGTGTTGTTCAGCGTGGACGGCGCCAGCCAGGTGATGCCGTTCTTCAGGTCCGCGTCGTGCACCGCCTGCCACTGCTTCTGCGGGTCGTCGATGGGTTCGGAGTTGCCCTGGTACGTGATCCAAGCGGTGCCCGTGTACTCGTACATGCCGTCCGCGTCACCGTTCTTGACGGCCTCCCGCGCGCCGATCGAGCCCTGGATGCCCGTCCGGTCGAGGACCTCCGCGCCGGCCGCCTCGAAGGCGATGCCCATGATCGCGCCGAGGATCAGCTGCTCCGTGAACTCCTTGGAGGTGACGGTGAGATCGGCGCCCTTCAGGGGAAGCCCCTTGCCGATCGTGCCCGGCTTGACGTCGTCCACCATGGGGCTGCCGCTGGTGAGCCCGCAGCTCACGAGCAGGGCCCCGCCAAGGGCGCCGACCGCCGCCGTACGCAACGTGACCCTCATGACCCCACCTCCAGCCCGCGGGGACGAAGCACCAGTTCGGCCAGGGACGCCAGCCAGTCCACCAGGAGTGCCAGCGAGATCGTCAGGATCGAGCCGAGCACGAGCACCGGCATCCGCTGCGTGGTGATGCCGGTGGTGATCAGGTCGCCGAGACCGCCGCCACCGCCGAACGTGGCGAGTGTCGCCGTGCCGACGTTCAGGACGAGCGCGGTGCGCACACCCGCGAGGATCAGCGGTACGGCCAGCGGGAGTTCGACCTTGCCGAGGACGCCCCATGCCGACATGCCGATGCCGCGCGCGGCCTCCATCAAGGTCGGGTCATTGGCGTTCAGGCCCGCGATCGTGTTGGACAGGACCGGCAGGACGGCGTAGATGATGATGCCGATCAGGGCCGCCTTCTCCCCGATGCCGATCCAGATCACAAGCAGGGCCAGGAGACCGATCGCCGGGGTCGCCTGGCCGATGTTGGCGACGGCCATGGCGACGGGCGCCGCCTTGCGCAGCTTCTTGCGGGTCAGCAGGATGCCCAGCGGGATCGCGATGATCAGCACGAAGAAGGTCGAGATCGCCGTCAGTTGGATGTGCTGGCGGAGTCTGAGCCAGACATTGCCTTCCGCCAGGGCGTTCTCGGCGATCGAGTCGAGCTCGGCCTGCTCGAACCACCACCAGGTGAGGAGCAGGATCACCGCGAGCACCGAGGGCAGGAAGGTGAGCTTCAGCCAGCCGATCCGCCGCTCCTTGCCCGTGTCCGCCGGGGGCGCCGGCTCCGGCTCGCCCTCTCCCGAGTCGCGGAACGGGTGACCCTTGACGTCGTGCTCGCCCTCGGGCCGGTCGTCGTCGGCGCCGTTGCCGTTGCCGGGCGACGGCTTGTGCTCGGGGATCCGGGGGCTGCTTCCGGGGATGCTACTCACGCCTTCGTCTCCCCTCCGTCGCCCTCCTGCTCGTGGTGGGTCAACAGGGCGCGCTGTTCCTCCAGTTCGTGCTGGTGCTCCACGGCGTCGAGCCGGTCGGCCTCCAGCATTTCGTGGACGGAGTTCATCAGGGTCTCCATGTCCACCACACCGGTGTACTCGCCGCGCCGCCCGGTGACCGCGACCCGCCCCGCGTTGTCCGTGAGGACCGCTTCGAGCGCGTCGCGCAGGGTGGCGTCACGGGTGACGGTGTCGTGCACGAGGGTGCCCGCGCGGGCCAGCGAGCCCTTGGCCCGCATCAGGTCGCCGCGCCGCAGCCACTTGTAGGGGCGGCGGCGCTTGTCGAGGAGCAGCAGTTCGTTGGTGCCGCTGGCCCGCAGCCTGTCGAAGATCTCCTGGAGCGGGTCGTCGACGGTCACCGTCGCGAAGTCCGCGATCTCCACATCGCGTACGCGGGTGAGGTTGAGCCGCTTCAAAGCCGCGCCCGCGCCCACGAAACCCGACACGAAGTCGTCGGCGGGGTTGGTGAGGATGGCCTCCGGGGTGTCGAACTGCGCGATGTGCGAGCGCTCCCGAAGGACCGCGATGCGGTCGCCCAGCTTGATCGCCTCGTCGAAGTCGTGGGTGACGAAGACGATCGTCTTGTGCAGCTCGTGCTGGAGCCGGATCAGCTCGTCCTGGAGGTGGTCGCGGGTGATCGGGTCGACGGCGCCGAACGGCTCGTCCATCAGCAGCACCGGCGGATCGGCCGCCAACGCCCTTGCCACACCCACGCGTTGCTGCTGGCCGCCGGATAGCTGGCGCGGATAGCGGTGGTGGAACTCGGCGGGGTCGAGCCCGACCAGGTCGAGCATCTCCTCGATCCGGTCCTTGATCCGCGACTTCCCCCAGCCGATCATCTTCGGTACGAGCGCGATGTTCTGAGCCACCGTCATGTGCGGGAAGAGCCCGGACGACTGGATCGCGTACCCGACCTTGCGGCGCAGCTTCACCGGGTCGATGTCGGTGACGTCCTCGCCGTTGATGCGGATACGGCCGCTGGTCGGCTCGATGAGCCGGTTGATCATCTTCAGCGTGGTCGACTTGCCGCAGCCCGACGGGCCGACGAAGATGACGATCTCGCCGGCCTTGATCTCCATGCTGACGCTGTCCACGGCGGGGTCGCTGCTGCCCGGATAGCGCTTGGTGAGGTTCTCCAACTCGATCGTCGCGCCGGTCGTGGCGGCCGGGGCCGCGGTGTCCTCGGCGGTCGCGGTGGTCTCAGACACGGATACCCCTCGGGATCGTCAGCCGGCCGATCAGGACGTACGCGGCGTCGAAGAGAAGCGCCAGGATGATGATCCCGAGCGTGCCCGCGAGCACCTGGTTGAGCGCGTTCTTGCTGCCGAGCGAGCCGATGCCGCGGAAGATCTCGTTGCCGAGGCCGGGGCCCGACGCGTACGCGGCGATGGCGGCGATGCCCATCAGCATCTGCGTCGACACCCGGATGCCGGTGAGGATCGGCGGCCAGGCGATCGGCAGTTCCACCCGCATCAGGCGGGTGATCCGCGACATGCCGATGCCCTTCGCGGCATCGACCAGGGAGGGGTCGACGCCGCGCAGGCCGACGATGGAGTTGCGCACGATCGGAAGCAGCCCGTACAGGGTCAGCGCGATGACGGTCGGCGCGACACCGAGCCCGACGATCGGGATCAGCAGACCGATCATGGCGAGCGACGGGACGGTCAGAAGGGCGGAGGTGGCGGTCGTGGCCAGATTGCCCGCCCACTCGCTGCGGTACGTGACGATGCCGATCAGTACGCCGACGACGGTCGCCACGACCATGCACTGGAATACCGCGCTTGCGTGCTGGTACGCGTCCGTCAGCAACTGCTGGTGGCGGTTGCCGAGGTAGTCCCAGAAGCTCACTGAACTGCTCACCTCACCCAGGCGCGGTTCAGACGGCGCCGGGAGGCTCCCGGCGCCCGCGTGCTGCGTACGATGCTCGCTGTTCGATCCCTACCTACCCGCGTCAGGCATCACCTGACGCCTGTTCGACCAACGGGATGATCCGCAGCGGAACAGGGTTCTCCATGACGATCGCCGTGGAAGCCCGGACGATGCCATCAAAACCCACCACCCGGTCGATCACACGCTGGAGATCGGCGTTCGACCGGGCGACGAGACGGCACAGCATGTCGCCGTGCCCGGTGATGGTGTGCAGCTCCAGTACCTCCGCGACGGTCGCCAAATGCGCCCGCACATCGGCCCCCTGACCCTGTTTGATCTCCAGCGTGGCGAAGGCCGTGACGGGGTAGCCGAGGGCCGCCGGATCGACGTCCGGGCCGAAGCCGCGGATGACTCCGTTCGACTGAAGGCGGTCCATCCGGGCCTGTACGGTGCCGCGCGCGACGCCGAGCCGCCGGGACGCCTCGAGGACGCCGATACGGGGCTCGCGGGCGAGCAGCACGATGAGCCTGCCGTCCAGATGATCGATCGCCATGGTCGCCTCTGTCTCCCCTGCGGTGGTGGTCATCATGTACAGATAGCCCCGCCATACTGACCTGCTACTGGTCAGATTGCCCAGCAAAAACGCGAACTATTGCGCACCTTGCGATACGGCGGGAGCCTGCGGATATGGCAGCTACCGCGAACACCCAGCCCACGTCGGCCACCTCTGGCACCCCTAACACCGCGCGCGAGGCAGATCCCTTCCCGGTCAAGGGAATGGACGCGGTCGTCTTCGCCGTGGGCAACGCCAAGCAGGCGGCCCACTACTACTCGACGGCCTTCGGCATGAAACTCGTGGCGTACTCCGGCCCGGAGACCGGCAGCCGTGAGACCGCCTCATACGTCCTGACCAACGGCGCCGCCCGCTTTGTCCTCACCTCCGTCATCAAGGCGTCGACGGACTGGGGCCACTTCCTGGAGAGCCATGTCGCCGAGCACGGCGACGGCGTCGTCGACCTCGCCATCGAGGTGCCGGACGCGCGGGCGGCTTACGCGTACGCCGTCGAGCACGGGGCGCGCGGGATCACCGAGCCGTACGAGCTCAAGGACGAGAACGGCACGGTGGTGCTCGCCGCCATCGCGACGTACGGCAAGACCCGCCACACGCTGGTGGAGCGCACCGGCTACGACGGCCCCTACCTGCCCGGCTTCTCGCCCGCCTCGCCGATCGTCGAGCCGCCGGCCAAGCGGACCTTCCAGGCGATCGACCACTGCGTCGGCAACGTCGAACTCGGCAAGATGAACGAGTGGGTCGCCTTCTACAACAAGGTCATGGGCTTCACGAACATGAAGGAGTTCGTGGGCGACGACATCGCGACGGAGTACAGCGCGCTGATGTCAAAGGTGGTGGCGGACGGCACCCTGAAGGTGAAGTTCCCCATCAACGAACCGGCCATCGCCAAGAAGAAGTCCCAGATCGACGAGTACCTGGAGTTCTACGGCGGCGCGGGCGTCCAGCACATCGCGCTCGCCACGAACGACATCGTGGAGTCGGTCCGCACGATGCGGGCGGCGGGCGTCAAGTTCCTGGACACCCCGGACTCCTACTACGACACCCTCGGCGATTGGGCGGGCGAGACCCGCGTCCCCGTGGAAACCCTCCGCGAGCTGAAGATCCTGGTCGACCGTGACGAGGACGGCTACCTGCTCCAGATCTTCACCAAGCCGGTCCAGGACCGCCCGACGGTCTTCTTCGAGATGATCGAACGCCACGGCTCGATGGGCTTCGGCAAGGGCAACTTCAAGGCCCTGTTCGAGGCGATCGAGCGGGAGCAGGAGAAGCGGGGGAATCTCTGACCGACGGTTCCTGAGCGGGCGGCTCCCGACGCTTCTGCCCCGTCGTCGACGGCGCGCTCGAAGCGGCGGGTGCCGCCTGCCTCGGGGCAGGGGCGTACATCTGTTCCGGGCCGCCCTCCGGAGGGTCGCCCAGGGACTCCAAAGCCGATTGGGCCGCCGGGGTCAGCAGTGGAGAGAAGTGTGGGTTGATGCGGAGGGCCTCGGTGATGTGGCGGCGGGCCGCGCCGTACTTGCCCAGCTCCCGCTCGATCTCGCCCCGGTGGTAGGCGAAGGGCGCGCTGCGCGGGCCCTTGTCCGTTGCCTTTGTGGCGTACTTCAGGGCCAGTTCGGAGTCGCCGGAACGATGCAGCGCCCAGCCCAGCGCGTCCGCCACCTCCGGGCTCGCATGCCGCTTGAACTCCGCCCGAAGCCGCCGCACCGCCTCGTCCGGGTCGCCGTGGTCCGCCTCGAACAAGCCCAGGATCCGCTCGTCGTTGACGCCGTTGACCCCCTCCTGCTTCACCCGGGTCCTCAGTACCTCGTACTGCGCGCGCGCCGCCGGGGTCAGGCGCAGCGACTCGTACAACTCGCCAAGCGCCAGGGCGTATTCAGGTGCGGGCTGACGGGTCAGGGCGCTTCGGTACGCGTTCATAGCCTCAGGCGTACGGCCCAGGGCCGCGAGCGCGCGGCCCTTGCCCGCCAGGGCGGGGTGGTGGTCCGGGTCCGCGGCGAGCGCCGCCTCGTAGTAGCGCAGGGCCTCCGCCGGCTCACCCCGCTCCCACGCCAGCTCGCCCACCCGGTGCAGGCACAAGGCCTTCTCCGCGGGCCCTTCCGCCAGCGCCGCCGCGTCCGTCAGCGTCGCCGCCGCGTCCTCGCGCCAGCCGCGGTCCCGGTACACCTGCCCGGCCCGCACCATCACCGGGCTGCCCGAGCGCAGCTCCTGCAGGGTCTCCAGCGCCTTGCCCACCGCCTTCGCCTTGCCCAGGCCGCTGTACGCGTCGATCAGGACGGGGTACGTCGTCCACCGCTTCGGCGCCTCCTTGACCGCGCTCTCGCCCCACTTCCGCGCCCCACGGAAGTCGTGCCGCGCGTTCGCCAGCGCCGCGAGCCCCGTCAGCGCCTCCACGTTCCCGGCGGGCCGCGCCTTCAGCGACGTACGCAACGCCTGCTCGGCCTTGGGGTAGTACGCGGTGTCCGCGGTCCGCCGCCCCCGCTCGACGTAGGCGGCCCCGAGCACCGCCCACGAGTGGTCGTCGGCGGGATGCGCCCGCAGATGCGCCTCCCGCTCCCCGATGAGCACCGCGAGGTCCGGCA encodes:
- a CDS encoding glycine betaine ABC transporter substrate-binding protein encodes the protein MRVTLRTAAVGALGGALLVSCGLTSGSPMVDDVKPGTIGKGLPLKGADLTVTSKEFTEQLILGAIMGIAFEAAGAEVLDRTGIQGSIGAREAVKNGDADGMYEYTGTAWITYQGNSEPIDDPQKQWQAVHDADLKNGITWLAPSTLNNTYALAMNQKNRAKYKTKTLSDVAALAERDPKAVTLCVESEFASREDGLPGMQRAYGMSIPNSNITKMDTGIIYTQAAKGTCTYGEVFTTDGRIKAMNLTPMEDDKHFFPNYNAAPEINSKALKEHPEIAEVLTPITKKLNNTVAQDLNSKVDVDGQDPHEVAKDWLIQEGFIKE
- a CDS encoding ABC transporter permease; the protein is MPEHKPSPGNGNGADDDRPEGEHDVKGHPFRDSGEGEPEPAPPADTGKERRIGWLKLTFLPSVLAVILLLTWWWFEQAELDSIAENALAEGNVWLRLRQHIQLTAISTFFVLIIAIPLGILLTRKKLRKAAPVAMAVANIGQATPAIGLLALLVIWIGIGEKAALIGIIIYAVLPVLSNTIAGLNANDPTLMEAARGIGMSAWGVLGKVELPLAVPLILAGVRTALVLNVGTATLATFGGGGGLGDLITTGITTQRMPVLVLGSILTISLALLVDWLASLAELVLRPRGLEVGS
- a CDS encoding betaine/proline/choline family ABC transporter ATP-binding protein (Members of the family are the ATP-binding subunit of ABC transporters for substrates such as betaine, L-proline or other amino acids, choline, carnitine, etc. The substrate specificity is best determined from the substrate-binding subunit, rather than this subunit, as it interacts with the permease subunit and not with substrate directly.) — its product is MSETTATAEDTAAPAATTGATIELENLTKRYPGSSDPAVDSVSMEIKAGEIVIFVGPSGCGKSTTLKMINRLIEPTSGRIRINGEDVTDIDPVKLRRKVGYAIQSSGLFPHMTVAQNIALVPKMIGWGKSRIKDRIEEMLDLVGLDPAEFHHRYPRQLSGGQQQRVGVARALAADPPVLLMDEPFGAVDPITRDHLQDELIRLQHELHKTIVFVTHDFDEAIKLGDRIAVLRERSHIAQFDTPEAILTNPADDFVSGFVGAGAALKRLNLTRVRDVEIADFATVTVDDPLQEIFDRLRASGTNELLLLDKRRRPYKWLRRGDLMRAKGSLARAGTLVHDTVTRDATLRDALEAVLTDNAGRVAVTGRRGEYTGVVDMETLMNSVHEMLEADRLDAVEHQHELEEQRALLTHHEQEGDGGETKA
- a CDS encoding ABC transporter permease, which encodes MSFWDYLGNRHQQLLTDAYQHASAVFQCMVVATVVGVLIGIVTYRSEWAGNLATTATSALLTVPSLAMIGLLIPIVGLGVAPTVIALTLYGLLPIVRNSIVGLRGVDPSLVDAAKGIGMSRITRLMRVELPIAWPPILTGIRVSTQMLMGIAAIAAYASGPGLGNEIFRGIGSLGSKNALNQVLAGTLGIIILALLFDAAYVLIGRLTIPRGIRV
- a CDS encoding Lrp/AsnC family transcriptional regulator — protein: MAIDHLDGRLIVLLAREPRIGVLEASRRLGVARGTVQARMDRLQSNGVIRGFGPDVDPAALGYPVTAFATLEIKQGQGADVRAHLATVAEVLELHTITGHGDMLCRLVARSNADLQRVIDRVVGFDGIVRASTAIVMENPVPLRIIPLVEQASGDA
- the hppD gene encoding 4-hydroxyphenylpyruvate dioxygenase; the protein is MAATANTQPTSATSGTPNTAREADPFPVKGMDAVVFAVGNAKQAAHYYSTAFGMKLVAYSGPETGSRETASYVLTNGAARFVLTSVIKASTDWGHFLESHVAEHGDGVVDLAIEVPDARAAYAYAVEHGARGITEPYELKDENGTVVLAAIATYGKTRHTLVERTGYDGPYLPGFSPASPIVEPPAKRTFQAIDHCVGNVELGKMNEWVAFYNKVMGFTNMKEFVGDDIATEYSALMSKVVADGTLKVKFPINEPAIAKKKSQIDEYLEFYGGAGVQHIALATNDIVESVRTMRAAGVKFLDTPDSYYDTLGDWAGETRVPVETLRELKILVDRDEDGYLLQIFTKPVQDRPTVFFEMIERHGSMGFGKGNFKALFEAIEREQEKRGNL
- a CDS encoding tetratricopeptide repeat protein, with the translated sequence MKPSVKRVLIASVAGCVVVGGVLVVLPDGGGKAAPPALGPAGRAMAAAGAGVPASLPDLAVLIGEREAHLRAHPADDHSWAVLGAAYVERGRRTADTAYYPKAEQALRTSLKARPAGNVEALTGLAALANARHDFRGARKWGESAVKEAPKRWTTYPVLIDAYSGLGKAKAVGKALETLQELRSGSPVMVRAGQVYRDRGWREDAAATLTDAAALAEGPAEKALCLHRVGELAWERGEPAEALRYYEAALAADPDHHPALAGKGRALAALGRTPEAMNAYRSALTRQPAPEYALALGELYESLRLTPAARAQYEVLRTRVKQEGVNGVNDERILGLFEADHGDPDEAVRRLRAEFKRHASPEVADALGWALHRSGDSELALKYATKATDKGPRSAPFAYHRGEIERELGKYGAARRHITEALRINPHFSPLLTPAAQSALESLGDPPEGGPEQMYAPAPRQAAPAASSAPSTTGQKRREPPAQEPSVRDSPASPAPARSPRTGP